The proteins below come from a single Vitis vinifera cultivar Pinot Noir 40024 chromosome 9, ASM3070453v1 genomic window:
- the LOC100251477 gene encoding uncharacterized protein LOC100251477, translating into MLITFASSMIFMEKRSVIQVIPESVRKLWNEWELRVMVLLSVSLQIVLILFSKRRKYTTTPWIRILIWSAYLSADWVATVSLGTLSSSQGDSDGKFLDPNYTLMAFWAPFLLLHLGGPDTITAYSLEDNELWLRHLLGLVVQVGVAFYVFLRSWAGTRLTFLSIPMFVAGIIKYGERTWVLMSASSNHLRESLLPSPDPGPDYVEIMRGDTAIVFHKDKGDITSPDGKYIDDAYSLFDKAYSLFKNQFRHLYADLILSFSDRKNSEPIIRHLSPEEAFQVVEMEISFMYDVLYTKATVVYSLLGILLRTASFFSTISTLVIFCFFIDKHEFSNIDINITYLLLLGAIFLEIYAIIMLILSDWRIVWLSSKKNSLTDSICRAITPFRSVLTSDKRWPGRMAQNNLINSCLRDNTKFNQVPRFFDMNRFLERYWYMKWEKVDDMKEPIFSLVLQMTNHAKDLRSLLKHRGDYVITKWGFIETLGWSVVDVEFDHSILLWHIATDLCSYSDEDPNPKARCKISKCLSEYMLYLLVMCPFMLPKGIGEFRFRDTCAEA; encoded by the exons ATGCTAATCACAT TTGCTAGCAGTATGATTTTTATGGAGAAGAGGTCAGTAATCCAGGTTATTCCAGAAAGTGTGCGCAAACTTTGGAATGAGTGGGAGCTCCGCGTGATGGTTCTACTCAGCGTCTCCCTGCAGATTGTCCTCATCCTCTTCAGCAAGCGACGAAAGTATACAACCACGCCTTGGATCAGAATCCTGATTTGGTCGGCATACCTGTCAGCAGATTGGGTGGCAACGGTATCCCTGGGTACCCTCTCCAGCAGCCAAGGAGATTCGGATGGTAAATTTCTGGATCCGAACTACACCCTCATGGCATTTTGGGCACCATTTCTTCTCCTACACCTTGGTGGCCCGGATACCATCACTGCTTACTCCTTGGAAGACAATGAGTTGTGGTTAAGGCACTTGCTTGGACTCGTTGTTCAAGTTGGAGTGGCTTTTTATGTGTTTCTGAGGTCATGGGCAGGAACTCGACTCACATTTCTGTCCATTCCAATGTTTGTTGCTGGAATTATCAAGTATGGAGAGAGGACTTGGGTTCTCATGTCTGCAAGCAGCAATCACTTGAGAGAGTCTTTGCTTCCATCTCCCGATCCTGGACCGGATTATGTTGAAATCATGAGAGGAGATACAGCGATTGTGTTTCACAAAGATAAGGGCGACATTACTAGTCCTGATGGAAAATATATTGATGATGCTTACTCCTTATTTGATAAAGCTTACTCCTTATTCAAGAACCAATTCCGGCATCTATATGCAGACCTCATCCTCAGCTTTAGTGACAGAAAAAACAGTGAGCCCATCATCAGGCACCTGTCACCCGAAGAGGCCTTCCAAGTGGTAGAGATGGAGATCAGTTTTATGTATGATGTGCTCTACACCAAGGCAACTGTGGTTTATTCTCTCCTAGGCATTCTTCTCCGCACTGCCAGCTTCTTCTCCACTATTTCTACCTTAGTGATCTTCTGCTTCTTCATCGATAAGCATGAGTTCTCAAACATTGACATCAACATTACTTACTTATTACTCTTAGGAGCTATTTTTCTAGAGATTTATGCTATCATTATGCTGATTTTGTCTGACTGGAGGATCGTCTGGTTGAGCAGTAAGAAGAACTCCCTTACTGATTCCATTTGCCGGGCCATCACCCCTTTTCGATCAGTTTTAACCAGTGACAAGAGATGGCCTGGACGCATGGCACAGAACAACTTAATTAATTCTTGCCTCAGAGACAACACTAAGTTCAATCAGGTTCCCAGGTTCTTTGACATGAACAGATTCTTAGAGAGGTACTGGTACATGAAGTGGGAGAAggtggatgacatgaaggaaCCCATCTTCAGCTTGGTCCTACAGATGACAAATCATGCCAAGGATCTCAGGTCACTACTAAAACACAGAGGTGATTATGTGATTACGAAATGGGGGTTTATTGAGACACTTGGTTGGAGTGTAGTTGATGTAGAATTTGATCACAGCATCCTCCTTTGGCATATCGCAACAGATCTCTGTAGCTATTCTGATGAGGACCCCAATCctaaagcaagatgcaaaataaGCAAATGCTTATCCGAGTATATGTTGTATCTGCTAGTCATGTGTCCATTTATGCTGCCTAAGGGGATAGGGGAGTTTAGGTTCCGAGACACCTGTGCAGAGGCCTAA
- the LOC100246334 gene encoding uncharacterized protein LOC100246334 produces MQIFPESVRKLWNEWDLRLMVLLSLFLQIVLIIFSNRRKYRVTPWFRILIWSAYLSADWVATVSLGTLSNSQGDSEGKLLDPNYTLMAFWAPFLLLHLGGPDTITAYSLEDNELWLRHLLGLVVQVGVAFYVFLRSWAGTPLTFLSIPMFVAGIIKYGERTCVLRSASKNHFRDSLLPVPDPGPDYAEFMKEYGSLKDKMDVARTRNKNIGEKPLQSTAGDDITIPGGKYIDKAYFLFENQFKHLYADLILSLDDQKTSERFIKELSFEDAFKVVEMELSFMYDVLYTKATVVYSLLGILLRIASFLSTISTLAAFCFFIDRHEFSNIDINITYLLLFGAIFLEVYALIKLILSDWSIVWLSSKKNPLADSIYRAITFFRSVLTSDKRWSRHMAQNNLIDSCLEDKTKFNQVPRFFDMNKFLEKYWYMTWEKVDDMKEPIFCWLLEVTNDAGDRRQLLKHTGDYVTRKKGFFETLRWSIIDVEFDHSILLWHIATDLCYPCDVDKSPDTNLKSRCEISKCLSEYMLYLLVMCPFMLPKGIGEFRFRDTCSEAKRFFQQRRESISNRNEEACRLLLEVDTEVEPIKVKGDKSKSVLFEACGLAKKLKSLEMEMGEKWKMVSEVWVEMLCYAASHCGWIQHGQQLRRGGELLTHVCLLMSHLGLSEQFQILEGENEIRSRLSEQFQILEGENDIPPLTCPNCACNIEKRIIRVRPLILMPRLDHEEACNLNISFLS; encoded by the coding sequence ATGCAGATATTCCCAGAAAGTGTGCGGAAACTTTGGAATGAATGGGACCTACGCTTGATGGTTCTACTCAGCCTTTTCCTACAAATCGTCCTAATCATCTTTAGCAACCGACGAAAGTACAGAGTCACACCTTGGTTCAGAATCCTGATTTGGTCGGCCTACTTGTCCGCAGACTGGGTGGCGACAGTATCCCTCGGTACCCTCTCAAACAGCCAAGGAGATTCGGAAGGGAAACTTCTGGATCCAAACTATACCCTCATGGCATTTTGGGCGCCATTCCTTCTCTTGCACCTTGGTGGTCCGGACACTATCACAGCTTACTCCTTAGAAGATAATGAGTTGTGGTTAAGGCACTTGCTTGGACTAGTTGTCCAAGTTGGAGTGGCTTTCTACGTGTTTCTGAGGTCATGGGCAGGAACTCCACTCACATTTCTATCCATTCCGATGTTTGTGGCTGGAATTATCAAGTATGGAGAGAGGACCTGCGTTCTGAGGTCTGCAAGCAAGAATCACTTTAGAGATTCTTTGCTTCCAGTTCCTGATCCTGGACCTGATTATGCTGAGTTCATGAAGGAATATGGTTCATTGAAAGACAAAATGGACGTTGCTAGAACCaggaataaaaatattggtGAAAAGCCACTTCAATCTACCGCTGGTGATGACATTACTATTCCGGGTggaaaatatattgataaagCTTACTTCTTATTCgagaaccaattcaagcatctATATGCAGACCTCATCCTCAGCTTGGATGACCAAAAAACCAGTGAGCGcttcatcaaggaattgtcATTCGAAGATGCCTTCAAAGTGGTAGAGATGGAGCTTAGTTTTATGTATGATGTGCTCTACACCAAGGCAACAGTGGTTTATTCTCTACTAGGCATTCTTCTCCGCATTGCCAGCTTCTTGTCCACTATTTCTACCTTAGCGGCCTTCTGCTTCTTCATCGATAGGCATGAGTTCTCAAACATTGACATCAACATTACTTACTTATTACTCTTTGGAGCTATTTTTCTTGAGGTTTATGCTCTCATTAAGCTGATTTTGTCCGACTGGAGCATCGTCTGGTTGAGCAGCAAGAAGAACCCCCTGGCTGATTCCATTTACCGAGCCATTACCTTTTTTAGATCAGTTCTAACTAGTGACAAGAGATGGTCTAGACACATGGCACAGAACAATTTAATTGATTCTTGCCTCGAAGACAAAACCAAGTTCAATCAGGTTCCCAGGTTTTTTGACATGAACAAATTCTTAGAGAAGTACTGGTACATGACTTGGGAGAAggtggatgacatgaaggaaCCCATCTTCTGCTGGCTCCTAGAGGTGACAAATGATGCCGGGGATCGCAGGCAGCTACTCAAACACACAGGTGATTATGTGACTagaaaaaaagggttttttgaAACACTTCGTTGGAGTATAATTGATGTGGAATTTGATCACAGCATCCTCCTCTGGCATATCGCTACAGATCTCTGTTATCCTTGTGATGTCGACAAATCCCCAGATACCAATCTCAAGTCAAGATGCGAAATAAGCAAATGCTTGTCTGAGTATATGCTGTATCTACTAGTCATGTGTCCATTTATGCTGCCAAAAGGGATAGGGGAGTTTAGGTTCCGAGACACTTGTTCAGAGGCTAAAAGATTCTTCCAGCAAAGAAGGGAGTCCATATCTAACAGAAATGAAGAAGCTTGCAGATTGCTGCTTGAAGTTGACACGGAAGTTGAGCCAATAAAAGTGAAAGGAGATAAAAGCAAGTCGGTGTTATTCGAGGCATGTGGGCTTGCCAAAAAGTTGAAATCACTGGAAATGGAGATGGGAGAGAAATGGAAGATGGTGAGTGAGGTGTGGGTGGAGATGTTGTGCTATGCTGCCAGTCATTGTGGATGGATTCAACACGGTCAGCAGCTCCGGCGAGGCGGGGAGCTACTCACTCATGTCTGCCTTCTTATGTCCCACCTCGGTTTAAGCGAGCAATTCCAAATATTGGAAGGAGAAAATGAAATTCGTAGTCGTTTAAGCGAGCAATTCCAAATATTGGAAGGTGAAAATGATATACCACCACTTACATGCCCGAATTGTGCGTGCAATATTGAGAAAAGGATCATAAGGGTCCGCCCGCTGATTCTGATGCCACGCCTTGATCACGAGGAAGCTTGTAATTTGAACATCTCATTTCTTTCGTGA